A region from the Desulfoglaeba alkanexedens ALDC genome encodes:
- the prfA gene encoding peptide chain release factor 1 — protein sequence MYERLATVEQRFEELEDLLAKPDVFADPQQYQRLAKEHAELSPIVEAYRRRRKLEHELEENQELARHEPDPEMRALAREEVTRIREAIAATERDLRVMLLPKDPNDEKNVILEIRAGTGGDEAALFAADLFRMYSRYAEERGWRVEVLDSHPTGIGGFKEIVAAVNGRGAFSRLKFERGVHRVQRIPATESQGRIHTSAVTVAVLPEAEDVDVQIDPSDLRIDVYRSSGPGGQSVNTTDSAVRITHLPTGLVVICQDEKSQHKNKAKALKVLRARLLDIMQSEQDAKIAQDRKNQVGSGDRSERIRTYNFPQNRVTDHRINLTLYKLESVLGGNLDELIDPLIACSQAEALKDG from the coding sequence ATGTATGAACGATTGGCGACGGTAGAGCAGCGCTTCGAGGAACTGGAAGATCTTCTGGCCAAGCCCGATGTCTTCGCCGACCCGCAGCAGTACCAGCGGCTGGCTAAGGAACATGCGGAGCTTTCGCCCATCGTGGAAGCCTATCGACGCCGCCGGAAGCTCGAACACGAATTGGAAGAAAATCAAGAACTCGCCCGCCACGAACCTGACCCTGAGATGAGGGCTCTTGCTCGGGAAGAAGTGACGCGGATACGAGAAGCCATCGCGGCCACGGAGCGGGATCTCCGGGTCATGCTTCTTCCCAAAGATCCCAACGACGAAAAGAACGTGATTCTGGAAATCCGGGCGGGCACCGGAGGTGACGAAGCCGCGCTTTTCGCCGCGGACCTTTTCCGGATGTATTCGCGCTATGCCGAAGAACGCGGCTGGCGGGTGGAGGTGCTCGACAGCCACCCCACGGGAATCGGCGGGTTCAAGGAGATCGTGGCCGCCGTCAACGGGAGGGGAGCCTTCAGCCGGCTGAAGTTCGAGCGCGGAGTGCACCGTGTGCAGCGCATCCCGGCGACGGAAAGTCAGGGGCGCATTCACACCTCCGCCGTGACCGTGGCCGTCCTTCCCGAAGCCGAAGACGTGGACGTTCAGATCGATCCCAGCGACCTCAGGATCGACGTGTACCGGTCTTCGGGCCCAGGGGGGCAGAGCGTCAACACCACCGATTCGGCGGTCCGTATCACGCACCTGCCCACGGGGCTGGTGGTCATCTGCCAGGACGAAAAATCTCAACACAAGAACAAGGCGAAAGCCCTGAAGGTTCTCCGGGCGCGGCTTCTCGACATCATGCAAAGCGAACAGGATGCGAAGATCGCCCAAGACCGAAAGAACCAGGTAGGCTCGGGCGACCGCAGCGAGCGGATCCGCACCTATAACTTCCCGCAAAACCGCGTCACCGATCACCGGATCAACCTGACCCTCTACAAGCTGGAAAGCGTTCTGGGCGGGAATCTGGATGAACTGATCGACCCTCTCATCGCCTGCTCCCAGGCTGAAGCGCTGAAAGACGGCTGA
- the prmC gene encoding peptide chain release factor N(5)-glutamine methyltransferase translates to MSETWTVLKVLQWTTEYFFQKGLDQPRSDAEVLLAHALNLERIQLYLRHDQPLSESELARYREMIRRRASREPTQYITGKQEFWSLEFEVGPSVLVPRPETEVLVERVLEAGTADGARVLDVGTGSGAIAVALARERPAWTIVATDVSLKALLTARKNIERHGVSDRVFLVAGRLLGFMAPERAGFDLIVSNPPYVASKDLPKLPPEVRDHEPLTALEGGGAEGAGTLFAILEQAPRYLKPGGHVFVEFGSDQKDVLVRWMEAAGGYEAFEVFEDYAGLPRILHARSKR, encoded by the coding sequence ATGTCCGAAACGTGGACCGTCTTGAAGGTCCTCCAGTGGACCACCGAATACTTTTTCCAAAAGGGGCTGGACCAGCCTCGTTCCGACGCTGAAGTGCTCTTGGCCCACGCCTTGAACCTCGAACGCATCCAACTGTACCTGCGCCACGATCAGCCTCTGTCTGAATCCGAGCTGGCCCGTTACCGGGAGATGATCCGCCGGCGGGCGTCGCGCGAGCCGACGCAGTATATCACGGGCAAACAAGAATTCTGGTCGCTGGAGTTCGAAGTGGGCCCTTCGGTCCTTGTGCCTCGTCCCGAAACGGAAGTGCTCGTGGAGAGGGTCCTGGAGGCGGGGACGGCGGATGGAGCGCGAGTGCTGGACGTGGGGACAGGTTCCGGCGCCATCGCCGTGGCGTTGGCCCGCGAGCGGCCGGCCTGGACGATCGTGGCGACCGACGTTTCCCTGAAGGCCCTGCTGACGGCTCGGAAGAACATCGAACGGCACGGGGTCTCGGACAGGGTGTTCCTGGTTGCAGGCAGACTGCTCGGGTTCATGGCACCCGAACGTGCCGGGTTCGACCTCATCGTGAGCAATCCTCCCTATGTGGCTTCAAAGGACCTGCCGAAACTCCCGCCGGAGGTTCGCGACCACGAGCCTCTCACGGCTTTGGAGGGTGGCGGCGCCGAAGGGGCGGGCACACTCTTTGCCATTCTGGAGCAGGCGCCACGTTATTTGAAACCCGGGGGGCATGTCTTTGTCGAGTTCGGTTCAGATCAAAAGGACGTCCTGGTTCGGTGGATGGAAGCTGCCGGCGGTTATGAGGCCTTCGAGGTTTTCGAGGATTACGCCGGCCTGCCGCGGATTCTTCACGCTCGAAGCAAAAGGTAG
- the fliS gene encoding flagellar export chaperone FliS, giving the protein MTHTGYAGYRKVMVETVQKKEEILLLLYEEAIAALNMARRGILENKPRLKGEKVSRALKILTELECALDRDKGAELAENLAALYRYSIHRVTIANIHNDPDALQEAEKLLSELYEGFKFAARQKPLVLDRNSHAGSMERTTIAVSAP; this is encoded by the coding sequence ATGACACACACGGGATATGCCGGCTACCGCAAGGTAATGGTCGAAACGGTTCAGAAGAAGGAAGAAATCCTGCTGCTACTCTATGAAGAAGCTATCGCCGCCCTGAACATGGCGCGGCGGGGGATTCTGGAAAACAAGCCCAGGCTCAAGGGGGAGAAGGTCTCCAGGGCCTTGAAGATCCTCACGGAACTCGAATGCGCCCTGGACAGGGACAAGGGCGCGGAACTGGCCGAAAACCTGGCCGCCCTGTACCGCTATTCGATCCATCGGGTCACCATTGCGAATATCCACAACGATCCCGATGCCCTGCAAGAGGCCGAAAAACTATTATCCGAATTGTACGAAGGCTTCAAATTCGCGGCACGGCAGAAGCCACTGGTCTTGGACCGCAATTCCCACGCGGGATCGATGGAGCGGACGACAATTGCTGTCTCAGCCCCATGA
- a CDS encoding flagellin yields the protein MALTINTNVASLNAQRNLGQTQNLLNQSLQRLSSGLRINSAKDDAAGLGISNRMDSQVRGLNQAVRNANDGISLAQTAEGGLQEYTNILQRMRELAVQSVNDSNTSTDRASLNAEVTQLKAELDRLVATTSFNGKKLFDGTFSAQAFQVGSESGQTISFSIDSAKTTALGAYASAVGGQSVIDAADALYTYTGVSATSSDGSNINITVGAETKNVIASAAVTGVNGATADSAYAKAIAVNQSGFTDLTAEAQATTFTGLTTTGISLTGATDDGTGDAGNSTYSLSINTVAIYETQTISGGGTFEKTVDELVADINAKTAAHGVVAYNNSGTLKLTASDGRNIFVDENFNGATAGTGGTASTLDTAFRTSQETGAGAPDDIEKTVRGAIKLTSNDTITFNSGADILGFAGTESGLNSANNGVISSVDISTQSGATQAILNIDSALSAIDSSRSNLGAIQNRFGSTIANLQNVSENVSAARSRILDADFAAETAALTRAQIMQQAGVAMLAQANQLPQAVLSLLQG from the coding sequence ATGGCATTGACCATCAACACCAATGTCGCGTCACTGAACGCCCAGAGAAACCTGGGGCAAACCCAGAACCTGCTGAACCAATCCCTGCAGCGGCTCTCATCGGGCCTTCGCATCAACAGCGCAAAGGACGACGCCGCGGGGCTGGGGATTTCAAACCGGATGGATTCCCAGGTCCGCGGTCTGAACCAAGCGGTGAGAAATGCCAACGACGGCATTTCCCTGGCCCAGACCGCTGAGGGCGGGCTGCAGGAGTACACCAACATCCTGCAGCGCATGAGGGAGCTGGCCGTGCAGTCGGTGAACGATTCGAACACTTCCACCGACCGGGCCAGCCTCAACGCGGAAGTCACTCAACTGAAAGCGGAGCTTGACCGTCTTGTTGCTACCACCTCCTTCAACGGCAAGAAGCTCTTCGACGGCACATTCAGCGCACAGGCTTTTCAGGTGGGGTCCGAATCCGGCCAGACTATTTCATTCAGTATTGACAGCGCCAAAACTACCGCTTTGGGCGCGTATGCCTCCGCTGTCGGAGGACAATCAGTGATCGATGCTGCTGATGCTCTATACACCTACACGGGTGTCAGCGCCACTTCAAGCGATGGATCGAACATCAATATTACCGTTGGCGCCGAAACCAAAAACGTTATCGCTTCGGCCGCTGTAACCGGCGTAAACGGTGCCACGGCGGACAGCGCTTACGCCAAGGCCATTGCCGTAAACCAGTCCGGATTCACGGATCTGACGGCCGAAGCCCAGGCAACGACCTTCACGGGCCTCACCACCACGGGCATTTCTTTAACCGGAGCTACTGATGATGGTACAGGAGATGCTGGCAATTCGACTTATTCGCTTTCGATCAACACAGTCGCGATCTATGAAACACAGACGATTTCTGGCGGTGGAACCTTTGAAAAAACTGTCGATGAATTGGTAGCAGACATCAACGCCAAAACGGCTGCTCACGGTGTGGTAGCGTACAACAACAGCGGTACCCTGAAGCTGACGGCTTCAGACGGCAGAAACATCTTCGTCGATGAAAATTTCAATGGAGCCACAGCAGGTACTGGAGGTACTGCTTCTACACTGGACACCGCGTTTCGAACAAGTCAAGAAACAGGTGCCGGCGCTCCTGATGATATTGAAAAAACAGTCCGCGGAGCCATCAAGCTCACTTCGAATGACACCATCACCTTCAACTCTGGCGCTGATATTCTTGGCTTCGCGGGTACTGAAAGCGGCCTTAATTCCGCCAACAACGGCGTTATTTCGTCCGTGGACATCAGCACGCAAAGCGGTGCGACCCAGGCCATCCTGAATATCGACTCGGCGCTTTCCGCCATTGACAGCAGCCGGTCGAATTTGGGCGCCATCCAGAACCGCTTCGGATCGACCATCGCCAACTTGCAGAATGTCTCTGAAAATGTGTCCGCCGCCCGATCCCGGATCCTGGACGCGGACTTCGCCGCCGAAACCGCTGCTTTGACCAGGGCTCAGATCATGCAACAGGCAGGCGTCGCCATGCTGGCCCAGGCCAACCAGCTCCCCCAGGCGGTGCTCTCCCTGCTCCAGGGATAA
- the rpmE gene encoding 50S ribosomal protein L31: protein MKKDIHPAYYETVIRCACGNEIRTGSTRQDIRVEICSKCHPFFTGKQKLVDSGGRIERFLKKYEKYQNQQSQAQEKP, encoded by the coding sequence ATGAAGAAAGACATTCATCCGGCATACTACGAAACGGTCATTCGCTGTGCTTGCGGGAACGAAATCCGTACGGGGTCCACCCGCCAGGACATCCGCGTGGAAATCTGTTCCAAGTGCCATCCGTTTTTCACCGGAAAGCAGAAGCTGGTGGACAGCGGAGGCCGCATCGAGCGCTTCCTGAAGAAGTACGAGAAGTACCAGAATCAGCAAAGCCAGGCCCAGGAAAAACCATAA
- a CDS encoding cold-shock protein: MVEGRVKWFNDKKGYGFIETESHGDVFVHFSAISGEGYKSLAEMDRVTLDVEQSPKGVQAANVRRI, encoded by the coding sequence ATGGTAGAAGGTCGAGTAAAATGGTTCAATGACAAGAAGGGTTACGGCTTTATCGAAACGGAATCGCACGGCGACGTGTTTGTCCATTTCAGCGCCATCTCGGGTGAAGGCTACAAGAGCTTGGCCGAGATGGATCGGGTAACGCTCGACGTCGAGCAGTCCCCCAAGGGCGTCCAAGCGGCAAACGTTCGCCGCATCTAA
- a CDS encoding response regulator translates to MGADHLPKHLGTRNHLRNLLSGVEGKVESSHGTCIGFEKEGSGIDVVLLDLNMPGMGGARCLEEILRKDPGARIIVSTGYLDKQQMRGLLQTGAVGFVVKPYKFKAVLQQIRAVLEDRRR, encoded by the coding sequence ATGGGGGCTGATCACCTGCCGAAGCACCTGGGGACAAGGAACCACCTTCGAAATCTTCTTTCCGGCGTCGAAGGAAAGGTCGAAAGCAGCCATGGCACCTGCATCGGATTCGAAAAGGAAGGCTCCGGCATCGACGTGGTCCTCCTGGACCTCAACATGCCCGGCATGGGTGGCGCCCGGTGCCTGGAGGAAATCCTCCGGAAGGACCCCGGAGCCCGGATCATCGTTTCCACAGGCTACTTGGACAAACAGCAGATGCGGGGACTGCTTCAGACCGGCGCCGTGGGTTTTGTGGTCAAGCCTTACAAGTTCAAGGCCGTCCTCCAGCAGATCCGGGCCGTACTGGAAGATCGGCGGCGTTGA
- the fliD gene encoding flagellar filament capping protein FliD has translation MSISVGGLISGLDTNSMINQMLEIQQRPIAILQNREAAYQVELTAYGNLKSALSGLKTALEGLDSTSELTRFSAASADPDLFTASAGETAAAGTYDIRVQQLATVHKLTSGAFSENEPVGEGILHLRLGDGATADIAVGAGDTIQDVAQAINDADAGVRAAVVFDGTNYFLTLAGRETGAQNVIRLTATDTGDGNDTDASGLSRLVYDQGVTENLSNTRAAADAIISVDGVTDIHRGGNSFDDVIQGVTLNLLSAPAAPGNEATLTVSRDKAAVAAKIETFVEAYNKAVEAIDSAQAYDAETGQAGVLMGDATTNGIRRRLADEIAGTVSGVGPFSSLADLGISLDSEGRLKIDNSVLDDALDNHFEDVLKFFAQPAVGTEGFAGRLIDTLDRMLDPRDGTLTVRTEGIQSSIEDIAEQIERMELRNQAWETRTRAQFNALETLLAEYQTTGEYLTQQIVGLQNLNNFISNR, from the coding sequence ATGAGCATTTCCGTCGGAGGGCTCATATCCGGTCTCGACACCAACAGCATGATCAACCAGATGCTGGAAATCCAGCAGCGGCCCATCGCGATCCTCCAGAACCGGGAGGCCGCCTATCAGGTGGAACTGACCGCCTACGGCAATCTGAAGAGCGCCCTGAGCGGCCTGAAAACCGCCCTGGAAGGCCTCGATTCCACGAGCGAACTGACCCGCTTTTCCGCCGCCTCGGCCGATCCGGACCTTTTCACCGCGTCCGCCGGCGAAACCGCCGCCGCCGGCACCTACGATATCCGGGTGCAGCAACTGGCCACGGTTCACAAGCTGACCAGCGGGGCTTTTTCCGAGAATGAACCCGTCGGGGAGGGGATCCTCCACCTCAGGCTGGGCGACGGCGCGACGGCCGATATCGCCGTCGGCGCCGGCGACACGATCCAGGACGTGGCCCAAGCCATAAACGATGCGGATGCCGGGGTGCGGGCCGCGGTGGTCTTTGACGGAACCAACTATTTTCTTACGTTGGCCGGCCGGGAAACGGGAGCGCAAAACGTCATCCGGCTCACCGCTACGGACACCGGCGACGGCAATGACACCGATGCCAGCGGACTTTCCAGGTTGGTGTACGATCAGGGGGTTACGGAGAACCTGTCCAACACCCGGGCGGCCGCCGATGCGATCATCTCGGTGGACGGGGTGACCGATATCCACCGCGGCGGCAACAGTTTCGACGACGTCATCCAGGGCGTCACCCTCAACCTGCTCTCGGCCCCGGCGGCCCCCGGCAATGAAGCGACCCTGACGGTCAGCAGGGATAAGGCCGCCGTGGCCGCCAAGATTGAAACTTTCGTCGAGGCTTACAACAAGGCCGTCGAGGCGATCGACTCCGCCCAGGCCTACGATGCGGAAACCGGGCAGGCGGGGGTCCTGATGGGCGATGCCACCACCAACGGGATCCGCCGCCGCCTGGCCGACGAAATCGCCGGCACGGTTTCCGGGGTTGGACCGTTCAGCAGCCTGGCCGACCTCGGCATCTCCCTCGACAGCGAAGGACGACTGAAAATCGACAATTCGGTCCTTGACGACGCCCTCGACAATCATTTCGAAGACGTGCTCAAATTTTTCGCCCAACCCGCCGTGGGAACGGAAGGCTTTGCCGGACGCCTGATCGATACCCTGGATCGGATGCTCGATCCCAGGGATGGCACCCTCACTGTGCGAACCGAGGGCATTCAGTCCAGCATAGAGGACATCGCCGAGCAGATCGAACGTATGGAACTGCGCAACCAGGCGTGGGAAACGCGGACCAGGGCCCAATTCAACGCCCTGGAAACCCTCTTGGCCGAGTACCAGACCACCGGCGAGTATCTGACCCAGCAGATCGTAGGCCTGCAGAATCTCAACAACTTCATATCGAACCGGTAA
- a CDS encoding DNA internalization-related competence protein ComEC/Rec2 has translation MKEAVRQLTARLLALLAVLFAVGMAMDRFMPREVSPPAALASGITALGLAAALGLAKRQHAFRWTLCLVALLAGLANARVHAPALPAPQSLQPYLHRSDTLFEATIDGPPDFQPERIKIPLRLHRAILDGVGHPVDGRVNLTVKAPREQWLNGERLLARMTLKPLHSFQNPGGYDYVLAQARKGIFARAYLPNDRRMLRIIPMDTGLIEGVGTELARRIDRFRQEARRWLRERLDAHTHALYEALLLGYRHEIDPASNELLQRAGVMHLLAISGLHLGLVGFAAHWTTRWGLRLLAPAWLQFYPDRHLALLAALPAVLFYALVSGLALPTWRALIMAVFAAAATLTYRKADGFSLLGAAAVLVLLLFPESLWEASFQLSFGAVAGILWIHPKLHRVPSKHETNSWKRWIQGLLRPFVEAFKLSIAATVFIFPLLAYHFHGISPAGFIANALLVPLVGTVVLPLGLLSVALFPVLETPASWVLAAGAVSLDAVWSVISFLGRLSWSYLWVGNVPLVVIAGFYALLGIFLAPLNRRHKATAAACIAFALLIFGLLDSLSANNRFRGRLVVTAVDVGQGSSTLVQFPLGTTLLVDGGGFFDDSFDVGRHVLAPFLWHQGIRKIDVVALSHDHPDHRNGLRFILSHFKVGRYWEGPLPDTGEDPRALSPLARRRGVFEEKLTAEVPDREIDGCRVRILHPSTEYLNHRWDGRDLNRVSLVIAVDFGQTSVLIPGDIDASVEALLPQPPDSVKKTLLLAPHHGSASSSSENLLDRQRVTEAIVSCGFDNRFGFPAPAVMERFRNRGIAVHRTDQEGAIRAVSDGTVWVIEAMIGED, from the coding sequence ATGAAAGAAGCGGTCCGGCAATTGACGGCACGGCTTCTTGCGCTTCTCGCGGTGTTGTTTGCGGTGGGCATGGCAATGGATCGGTTCATGCCGCGGGAGGTATCCCCTCCGGCAGCCCTCGCCTCCGGAATCACGGCACTCGGCCTCGCGGCAGCGTTGGGCCTGGCGAAAAGACAGCACGCCTTCCGGTGGACCCTCTGCCTGGTGGCGCTGCTGGCGGGATTGGCCAACGCCCGCGTTCACGCCCCAGCGCTTCCCGCACCTCAAAGCCTCCAGCCTTACCTCCATCGCTCCGACACACTTTTCGAAGCCACCATCGACGGCCCGCCGGACTTCCAGCCCGAAAGGATCAAGATTCCGCTCCGCCTTCACCGCGCCATCCTGGACGGCGTCGGCCATCCGGTGGACGGGCGGGTCAACCTCACGGTGAAGGCACCCCGGGAGCAATGGCTCAACGGCGAACGACTCCTGGCCCGAATGACCCTCAAACCGTTGCACAGTTTCCAGAACCCCGGCGGCTACGATTACGTTCTCGCCCAGGCTCGGAAGGGGATTTTCGCCCGGGCGTATCTTCCCAACGACCGACGCATGCTGCGAATCATCCCGATGGACACTGGGCTGATCGAAGGCGTCGGCACGGAACTCGCGCGCCGGATCGATCGCTTCCGCCAAGAGGCACGCCGGTGGCTGCGGGAACGCCTGGACGCCCACACCCATGCACTCTACGAAGCCTTACTTTTGGGTTACCGGCATGAAATCGACCCGGCGAGCAACGAGCTCCTTCAGCGGGCCGGAGTGATGCATCTTCTGGCTATTTCCGGGCTTCACCTCGGCCTGGTGGGGTTCGCCGCCCACTGGACGACTCGATGGGGCCTCCGCCTATTGGCACCGGCATGGCTTCAATTCTACCCTGACCGGCACCTGGCCCTCCTGGCCGCCCTCCCGGCCGTCCTCTTTTACGCGCTGGTGAGCGGCCTCGCTCTGCCCACATGGCGAGCGCTCATCATGGCGGTCTTTGCGGCCGCGGCGACGCTCACCTACCGGAAGGCCGACGGCTTCAGCCTGTTGGGAGCGGCGGCTGTTCTTGTCCTGCTCCTTTTCCCGGAAAGCCTCTGGGAGGCTTCCTTCCAGCTATCCTTCGGAGCGGTGGCGGGAATCCTATGGATCCACCCCAAGCTCCACCGCGTTCCATCCAAACATGAAACAAATTCCTGGAAAAGGTGGATCCAAGGGCTTCTACGGCCCTTCGTCGAGGCTTTCAAGCTTTCGATTGCGGCGACTGTCTTTATTTTCCCGCTCCTCGCCTACCATTTCCACGGAATTTCGCCGGCTGGATTCATCGCCAACGCACTGCTCGTACCGCTGGTGGGAACCGTGGTGTTGCCCCTGGGTCTTCTGAGCGTCGCCTTGTTTCCGGTTCTTGAAACTCCCGCCTCTTGGGTCCTGGCGGCTGGAGCGGTGAGCCTCGACGCCGTCTGGAGCGTGATTTCCTTTCTGGGCCGGTTGTCCTGGAGCTACCTCTGGGTGGGAAACGTTCCCCTGGTGGTGATCGCAGGGTTTTACGCTTTGCTTGGTATCTTCCTCGCACCGCTGAATCGCCGGCACAAAGCAACGGCCGCGGCGTGCATCGCTTTCGCCCTTCTGATCTTCGGACTGCTGGACTCTCTTTCCGCAAATAACCGATTCCGGGGCAGACTGGTGGTCACCGCCGTCGACGTCGGCCAAGGGAGCTCCACGCTCGTTCAGTTCCCCCTCGGCACCACGCTGCTCGTTGACGGCGGCGGCTTTTTCGACGATTCCTTCGACGTGGGCCGCCATGTGCTGGCACCGTTTCTCTGGCACCAAGGAATCCGAAAAATCGACGTCGTGGCCCTCTCCCACGATCATCCCGATCATCGAAACGGGCTCCGATTCATTCTGTCCCACTTCAAGGTGGGCCGCTACTGGGAAGGCCCTCTTCCCGACACGGGCGAAGATCCGCGCGCGCTTTCGCCTCTGGCAAGACGCCGGGGCGTTTTCGAGGAAAAGTTGACCGCCGAAGTTCCGGACCGCGAGATCGACGGCTGCCGCGTACGCATTCTTCATCCTTCGACCGAATACCTCAACCACCGCTGGGACGGCAGGGATCTCAACCGCGTTTCCCTCGTGATCGCCGTGGATTTCGGGCAGACTTCGGTGCTGATCCCGGGGGATATCGATGCTTCCGTCGAGGCGCTGTTGCCTCAGCCGCCGGATTCCGTGAAAAAGACTCTTCTCCTTGCGCCCCACCACGGAAGCGCTTCGTCAAGCAGCGAAAACCTTCTCGATCGCCAACGAGTGACCGAGGCGATCGTTTCCTGCGGCTTCGACAACCGTTTCGGGTTTCCCGCTCCCGCCGTTATGGAAAGATTCCGGAACCGCGGGATCGCCGTCCACCGGACGGACCAGGAAGGAGCCATACGGGCGGTTTCCGACGGTACGGTATGGGTCATTGAGGCGATGATCGGCGAAGACTGA
- the murA gene encoding UDP-N-acetylglucosamine 1-carboxyvinyltransferase codes for MDKLVIEGGRPLEGEVVISGAKNSALPLMAASLLAPGRHRYQNVPELRDIRTMERLLAHMGADSGRENDGMLVIDTSRVHLPEAPYELVKTMRASVLVLGPLVARFGRARVSLPGGCAIGARPINLHIKGLERLGAVVELDQGYVTASAEKLRGTTVTFDVVTVTGTENLMMAASLAEGRTILENAAREPEVADLAAYLTSMGARIQGVGTPEIVIDGVSELRPGTHTVIPDRIETGTYALAAAITGGRLKIRRCRPDHLETVLRKLEAAGVTVQKAGDTLEVEAANGIKSVDVKTWPYPGFPTDMQAQFMALMTLGRGTSVITEQIFENRFMHVSELRRLGADIGLDGRSAVVRGVPRLSAAPVMATDLRASASLVLAGLAATGATHVSRIYHLDRGYERLDQKLRQVGAKIRREKE; via the coding sequence GTGGATAAATTGGTGATCGAGGGAGGTCGTCCCCTGGAAGGCGAAGTGGTTATCAGCGGTGCCAAGAATTCGGCACTTCCCCTCATGGCGGCAAGCCTCCTCGCCCCCGGGCGCCACCGCTATCAAAACGTCCCCGAACTGCGGGACATCCGAACCATGGAACGACTGTTGGCTCACATGGGCGCCGACTCGGGGCGGGAAAACGATGGAATGCTTGTCATCGACACTTCCCGCGTGCACCTTCCCGAGGCCCCTTACGAGCTGGTAAAAACCATGCGGGCGTCCGTTCTGGTACTGGGACCGCTGGTCGCTCGATTCGGGCGGGCGCGGGTGTCGCTTCCCGGGGGCTGCGCCATCGGGGCTCGGCCCATCAACCTGCACATCAAAGGCTTGGAACGCCTGGGAGCGGTCGTCGAACTCGACCAGGGCTACGTAACCGCTTCCGCCGAAAAGCTGCGCGGGACGACTGTCACCTTCGACGTGGTGACGGTGACGGGGACCGAAAACCTGATGATGGCCGCCTCGCTGGCCGAGGGACGGACGATCCTCGAAAACGCGGCGCGGGAACCCGAAGTGGCCGACCTGGCGGCGTATCTCACCAGCATGGGAGCCCGCATCCAAGGCGTGGGAACTCCGGAAATCGTGATCGACGGCGTTTCCGAACTGCGCCCTGGAACCCATACGGTGATCCCTGATCGCATCGAAACGGGCACCTACGCGCTCGCCGCCGCCATCACCGGCGGCCGGCTGAAGATCCGCCGCTGCCGGCCGGATCATTTGGAAACCGTACTCCGAAAGCTGGAAGCTGCGGGAGTGACGGTTCAGAAGGCCGGCGACACGCTGGAGGTGGAAGCGGCAAACGGGATCAAAAGTGTGGATGTCAAGACCTGGCCCTATCCCGGATTTCCCACCGACATGCAGGCCCAATTCATGGCCCTCATGACCCTGGGGCGCGGAACCAGTGTCATCACCGAGCAGATTTTCGAAAACCGTTTCATGCATGTGAGCGAATTGCGCCGGCTGGGCGCCGACATTGGTTTGGACGGGCGGAGCGCCGTGGTCCGAGGGGTACCGCGACTTTCGGCGGCGCCTGTTATGGCCACCGATCTGCGGGCCTCCGCTTCACTGGTCCTGGCAGGGCTGGCGGCGACCGGCGCGACCCATGTGAGTCGAATCTACCACCTGGATCGAGGTTACGAAAGGCTGGACCAGAAACTCCGGCAGGTGGGCGCGAAAATCCGGCGCGAGAAAGAATAG